A window of the Bacillus sp. A301a_S52 genome harbors these coding sequences:
- a CDS encoding peptidoglycan-binding protein — MIVAFSAPKAIDVIFGSKTRSAVRTFKRQNNLQVDGVSVSGPQTFQMLFKCKKISRGFSAPANY; from the coding sequence ATGATTGTTGCTTTTTCTGCTCCAAAAGCGATAGACGTAATCTTTGGATCCAAAACAAGAAGCGCTGTGCGTACTTTCAAACGTCAAAATAATTTACAAGTGGATGGGGTTTCAGTTTCAGGACCTCAGACTTTTCAAATGTTGTTTAAATGTAAAAAAATAAGCAGGGGTTTTAGTGCCCCTGCAAACTATTAA
- a CDS encoding peptidoglycan-binding protein, translating into MKDSAFLDKIAQGHANGIAKIFNLSGGSSSAPSKASKPSSSKPNNSNRSTNNASGTIATIQRTLNSRYRLSISVDNLFGPQTKGALVKGLQTELNRQFNRRLTVDGIFGPKTRRACVTVRQGARGNITWILQAILHCKGTSPGAIDGIFGAKTRSAVRTFQRQNNLQVDGIAGPQTFQMLFK; encoded by the coding sequence CTGAAAGATAGTGCGTTTTTGGATAAAATCGCACAGGGTCACGCTAACGGTATCGCGAAAATATTTAACTTATCTGGTGGCAGTTCTAGCGCTCCTAGCAAGGCGAGTAAGCCAAGTTCATCTAAACCTAACAACTCAAACAGATCAACAAACAACGCCTCTGGCACAATTGCCACTATTCAACGTACACTTAACAGCCGTTACCGTTTGAGTATTTCAGTCGATAACTTGTTTGGACCTCAGACAAAAGGGGCGCTAGTCAAAGGACTTCAAACAGAGCTTAATAGACAGTTTAACCGTAGACTTACAGTTGACGGTATTTTTGGTCCTAAAACACGTAGAGCATGTGTGACCGTACGCCAAGGAGCTAGAGGAAACATCACATGGATTCTTCAAGCTATCCTGCATTGTAAAGGGACGAGCCCAGGAGCGATAGACGGGATCTTTGGAGCCAAAACAAGAAGCGCCGTCCGTACTTTCCAACGACAAAATAATTTACAAGTTGATGGGATTGCAGGACCGCAGACGTTCCAGATGTTGTTTAAGTGA
- a CDS encoding phage holin family protein, with amino-acid sequence METLIKWSAAVLAAAVSFLYGEWTMLLSILLTLVVIDYISGLVAAGMEGGIQSRVGLTGIARKIFIFVVVAVAHLVDTVLLEVGIESEALIFMAALVFYIVNELISITENVGRMGLPVPKQLKQAIAILKGDE; translated from the coding sequence ATGGAAACATTAATTAAATGGTCAGCGGCTGTGCTTGCAGCTGCTGTATCTTTTTTATATGGAGAGTGGACAATGTTGCTGTCAATTTTACTTACGTTAGTAGTTATTGATTATATATCTGGACTTGTAGCTGCCGGTATGGAGGGAGGCATCCAAAGTCGTGTAGGTCTTACGGGGATAGCTCGTAAGATTTTTATTTTTGTGGTGGTGGCGGTGGCTCATTTAGTCGATACCGTTTTGCTAGAGGTGGGGATCGAATCTGAGGCTTTAATCTTTATGGCGGCTCTCGTCTTTTATATTGTCAATGAGCTTATTAGCATCACTGAAAACGTAGGTAGGATGGGTCTGCCTGTGCCAAAGCAATTAAAGCAAGCTATAGCCATACTAAAAGGAGATGAGTAA
- a CDS encoding siphovirus ReqiPepy6 Gp37-like family protein → MKPIRVFDPHLNMVDETDNYQSLQYERSFFSVGEIEIHINMHLQGAKSLEKGHLIMLDKQPHKGGIIQTKEVALDENGKASENVKLTGYTLDGLISRRVTVPPDHTSHDRRSGNAETVMKHYIMAHFVNPVDPARKMPFLEVAPNKGRGKHISWESRYRNVAEELETIGKLCNLGWTVYLDVTKRKLIFDVLEGKDLTEHNTEGNNPVFFSPDFSTVESQHFINSDNNLRNVGYVGGQGEGVERQIIQLGKTAGWDRIEEFIDARDIGDEEETEEEEDTQLIERGIQKMREMQTLLSFECDILTPITRVSYDRTSSGAVRENTIQETPFEYEKDFDLGDRVDVFNKSWGVRMKAPFVSIKEIYEPQGYKLQSVFGETRPTLTEKLNKKFNELNGVEIQELPSKVEVEVKGHANYLDEIIRDNLNLNSPLPEDVILSYEGVTGRKSGSDAYARLNNRGLDISGGAIRIRREDGAIYMQDGYVSNDYAISSYDPHFMTEGQMTGVPGRSGRFAAFFVADTYYQQDKGSLDGRGTPAIDSDDVRDSDHGYTVRFQRYEFVHAARFLMFTYQSAHNTRVGKHRVRIVEVDGPPNGYDSMFFDDIYEKGDTGIKNIVIDMGKPSYEVRRIDFRLGWNLSWGGATEIMRFKIPRVVQTDFP, encoded by the coding sequence ATGAAACCAATTAGAGTATTTGACCCTCACTTAAATATGGTAGACGAAACCGATAATTATCAATCCTTACAGTACGAGAGAAGCTTTTTTAGTGTAGGTGAAATAGAAATACACATCAATATGCATCTGCAAGGGGCAAAATCTTTAGAAAAAGGCCATTTAATAATGTTAGATAAACAGCCGCATAAGGGAGGGATTATTCAAACAAAAGAAGTGGCGTTGGATGAAAACGGGAAAGCGAGTGAAAACGTTAAGCTAACAGGATACACATTAGACGGTTTAATAAGTAGACGTGTCACGGTGCCGCCAGATCACACGAGTCATGATCGGAGGAGCGGCAACGCTGAAACTGTTATGAAACATTATATCATGGCGCATTTTGTGAACCCTGTTGACCCGGCACGTAAAATGCCTTTTTTAGAAGTGGCCCCCAATAAAGGGCGCGGTAAGCATATCAGCTGGGAGTCCAGGTATAGAAATGTGGCCGAGGAGCTTGAAACGATCGGGAAATTGTGTAACCTCGGTTGGACTGTTTATTTGGATGTCACCAAAAGAAAACTGATATTTGATGTGTTGGAGGGGAAAGACTTAACCGAGCACAATACAGAAGGAAATAATCCTGTTTTCTTTAGTCCTGATTTTTCTACAGTTGAGTCACAACATTTTATTAACAGTGATAATAACTTGCGTAATGTGGGTTATGTAGGGGGGCAAGGCGAGGGTGTCGAACGCCAAATTATACAGCTAGGTAAAACAGCAGGGTGGGACAGAATAGAGGAATTCATTGATGCCAGGGATATAGGGGACGAAGAAGAAACAGAAGAAGAGGAAGACACACAATTAATCGAACGGGGTATTCAAAAAATGCGTGAAATGCAGACTCTGTTATCTTTTGAGTGTGATATCCTGACACCCATTACCCGGGTGAGCTATGATAGGACGAGCTCAGGGGCGGTCAGGGAAAACACTATTCAAGAAACCCCTTTTGAGTACGAAAAAGATTTTGACCTTGGTGATCGTGTTGATGTCTTTAATAAAAGTTGGGGAGTCCGTATGAAGGCCCCCTTTGTAAGCATAAAAGAAATTTATGAACCACAAGGGTATAAGCTACAGTCAGTTTTTGGGGAGACTAGGCCGACGCTTACTGAAAAGTTAAATAAAAAATTCAATGAATTAAACGGCGTCGAGATTCAGGAGTTGCCATCAAAAGTGGAGGTAGAAGTTAAAGGGCACGCTAATTATCTAGATGAGATTATAAGAGACAATCTTAATCTTAATTCTCCTTTACCTGAGGACGTTATCCTGAGTTATGAGGGGGTAACAGGCAGGAAAAGTGGAAGTGACGCTTACGCACGTTTAAACAATAGAGGGTTAGACATTAGTGGCGGGGCGATACGCATCAGAAGAGAAGATGGGGCCATTTATATGCAGGATGGGTATGTATCAAATGATTATGCGATTAGCTCGTACGATCCGCACTTTATGACAGAGGGACAGATGACAGGGGTACCCGGTCGGTCTGGAAGGTTTGCGGCTTTTTTTGTAGCGGACACGTATTATCAACAAGATAAAGGCAGTTTGGATGGGCGGGGGACACCTGCCATTGATAGTGACGATGTACGCGATTCTGATCATGGATACACTGTGCGTTTCCAACGGTACGAATTTGTCCACGCAGCGCGGTTTTTGATGTTTACGTACCAAAGCGCTCATAATACACGGGTCGGTAAACACAGAGTGAGAATCGTGGAGGTAGATGGCCCACCGAATGGATATGACAGTATGTTTTTTGATGACATCTATGAAAAAGGGGATACAGGGATTAAAAATATTGTGATCGACATGGGGAAACCAAGCTACGAGGTACGTAGAATTGACTTTAGGCTTGGATGGAATTTATCTTGGGGTGGCGCAACGGAAATCATGCGTTTTAAAATCCCACGAGTCGTTCAAACAGATTTTCCCTAG
- a CDS encoding phage tail family protein codes for MRRLTFENNRGERIVFYRSPYIIESLTGIGEVDATIQGQTSPYQDGETYVDTRIQPRFPTMEGSITSTYLNEIKEHRKEILRVCNPNLGLGKLILEMDGDLKEIPATLDNVPTFPERGDQPYQRFMIIWKCPDPYWRDPLEVSRELKAYEGTFTFSFTFPTQFGIESDTTTLMNTGHTKAPVRIEVKGPIQRPLIENLTTGKHIQINAIVNPDQTLIIDTKPTNKRVLIKQGDETRNVMGWFDQAGDFWELALGENEIRYRADAGVAEAVATIRWQNKYVGV; via the coding sequence GTGAGACGATTAACGTTTGAAAACAATCGAGGGGAAAGGATAGTTTTTTATCGGTCTCCTTATATTATTGAATCGCTAACCGGAATAGGCGAAGTAGATGCAACTATTCAAGGACAAACATCACCTTATCAAGATGGCGAAACGTATGTTGATACACGGATACAACCACGGTTTCCAACGATGGAAGGCTCCATTACCAGCACATATTTAAATGAAATAAAAGAACATCGTAAAGAGATTTTACGAGTTTGCAACCCAAACCTTGGGCTTGGAAAATTGATATTAGAAATGGATGGCGATCTCAAAGAAATACCAGCGACTTTAGATAATGTGCCGACTTTCCCTGAGCGAGGAGACCAACCCTATCAACGCTTTATGATTATCTGGAAGTGCCCAGATCCCTACTGGCGAGATCCATTAGAGGTATCCAGAGAACTTAAAGCATATGAAGGGACATTTACATTTTCATTTACGTTTCCCACACAATTTGGTATTGAGTCTGATACGACAACGTTGATGAACACTGGCCATACTAAAGCACCCGTTAGGATAGAAGTTAAAGGTCCTATTCAAAGGCCGTTGATCGAAAACTTAACAACAGGGAAGCATATACAGATTAATGCCATTGTTAACCCTGATCAGACATTAATCATTGATACAAAGCCCACCAATAAACGGGTGCTGATTAAGCAGGGAGATGAAACAAGAAATGTGATGGGGTGGTTTGATCAAGCGGGGGACTTTTGGGAGTTAGCGTTGGGAGAAAATGAGATTCGCTATAGAGCCGATGCAGGGGTTGCAGAGGCTGTAGCCACAATACGTTGGCAAAATAAATACGTAGGAGTGTAA
- a CDS encoding phage tail tape measure protein: protein MSSQDIGTLRTRLAFEDDGSRGLQGFKDDLRGLRSEMNVARSSGREYTNSLRGMRDQSDILTRRLQVQRQQVQELRRRYQESARTKGENAKQTENLRNQYNNALASMNRTEQQLKQLTAELRRQESPWQRLSVATDHYGRQMQTIGRGITSFGRSWSMYVTTPILGAAGAALKVGMDFQEGMSQVQAISGATGSQLAQLEEQAKEMGSTTRFSATEAASGMEFLARAGFEVNEITESMPGLLDLAASANMDLGRAADITSNILSGFGYEASEAGRIADVLAKASATANTDVNGLGQAMEVVAPVAATLSVDMEDLAAAVGTMADAGIDGSQAGRMLRQGMLRLANPTGQAADIIEELGINVFDAEGNMKSMPNVVDELGKGLDGMSADARTAALATIFGAESTAGWSALLERGASDLDTYTKELKNSEGAASDMAAVMEDNAKGAIREFRSALEGVGIAASEHMIPAVTSIIERATDLIRTFGDLSHEQQEQIVKWGLIAAAVGPAAVVLGNLITTLGGVLRAISLVAGAIAAKGGLIAALGALSGPVGWTIAGVAALAGGIYLWSQRSEEAEKANLDLAHSMIEQHQNVAEMTEAYETLRRKSGLTTKEFGRMLDIQKEMAKTADQSKLDKLQEELDGLQEKSLLSNDELDRMVSLNDALIEKVPESADHISEQGNRIIDNIGYLEDYNKELADATLRELERQRLIAEGNEREIRKEINDLHEELVEGQEREKELREELRDFDREASEARIEEIEKMLEKEDVRGREAQALRYELKQEEEKLTKYNDQLVKQMEKNDETQKAIDQKEEELGVMDEIDNAVAGVLLAQLGVNEAGKDGIKLAEERLVELRKERDVVKERLDAEGDVSGEIQRHLDDLDKKIGLHESVLGQVEKETDLSSDLLGKEKRRERLIELQALANGKVYERMQEIRTGQDKINDFIRIGTGEAEKMNEKLGKDIKKDVDVDDDGTAKKISEEASKSETKKVTLRATALQGFQAVLGSAMSRIRGYATGTDYHPGGLFMAGEEGIELGRMGNHWELLGPGFYNRPAGYEVFPHNESKKILSSLNKMPAYATGARPTGEAQRVVNQMNRQERAGTIHQHITINSPAYTPPSENARLLKQASRQLAMEAGF from the coding sequence GTGAGCAGTCAAGATATAGGAACGCTTCGGACACGCTTAGCGTTTGAAGATGATGGCTCCCGTGGACTCCAAGGGTTTAAAGATGACCTTCGTGGGCTGCGATCAGAAATGAATGTGGCCAGGTCAAGCGGGAGAGAGTATACCAACTCATTAAGAGGCATGCGTGATCAATCTGATATTTTAACGCGTCGTTTACAAGTTCAGCGTCAACAAGTGCAAGAGTTACGGCGGCGTTATCAAGAATCAGCGAGAACAAAGGGCGAGAATGCCAAACAAACAGAAAATTTAAGAAACCAATATAACAATGCTCTTGCGTCGATGAACCGGACGGAACAACAGTTAAAGCAACTGACAGCGGAGCTTCGGCGGCAAGAAAGTCCATGGCAGCGGCTATCTGTTGCGACCGATCATTATGGACGTCAAATGCAAACAATTGGACGTGGCATAACGTCATTTGGCCGATCATGGAGCATGTATGTAACGACGCCTATTCTTGGTGCAGCTGGTGCGGCTTTAAAAGTTGGGATGGATTTCCAAGAGGGGATGTCTCAGGTTCAAGCCATCTCTGGAGCAACAGGATCACAATTAGCTCAGCTTGAAGAACAGGCAAAAGAAATGGGATCAACAACGCGCTTCAGTGCGACTGAAGCAGCGTCAGGGATGGAGTTTTTGGCGCGTGCGGGCTTTGAAGTAAACGAAATAACCGAGTCAATGCCAGGCCTGCTAGATTTAGCGGCCTCTGCCAATATGGACCTTGGACGTGCTGCTGATATTACGTCCAATATATTGAGTGGTTTTGGTTATGAAGCATCAGAAGCTGGGCGGATTGCAGACGTCCTAGCCAAAGCGTCTGCCACTGCTAATACCGACGTGAATGGCTTAGGACAAGCGATGGAAGTAGTCGCACCAGTGGCCGCAACATTAAGTGTCGATATGGAAGACTTAGCAGCAGCTGTAGGGACGATGGCAGATGCCGGTATTGATGGTTCTCAAGCCGGGCGAATGTTACGACAAGGGATGTTAAGACTTGCTAATCCAACGGGGCAAGCAGCAGATATTATAGAAGAGCTAGGTATTAATGTATTTGATGCAGAAGGTAACATGAAATCCATGCCGAACGTGGTTGATGAACTTGGCAAAGGTTTAGACGGAATGAGTGCGGACGCTAGAACAGCAGCATTGGCCACTATATTTGGAGCTGAATCAACAGCAGGCTGGTCAGCTCTATTAGAAAGAGGCGCGAGCGATTTAGACACGTATACGAAAGAACTGAAGAATTCGGAAGGGGCAGCGTCTGATATGGCTGCTGTCATGGAAGACAATGCAAAAGGGGCTATACGTGAATTTAGATCAGCCCTTGAAGGAGTTGGTATTGCTGCCTCTGAACATATGATACCTGCTGTTACATCCATCATCGAACGTGCCACGGACCTGATTAGAACGTTTGGCGATTTGAGTCATGAACAGCAAGAACAAATTGTGAAATGGGGACTGATTGCAGCAGCTGTAGGACCTGCGGCTGTTGTATTAGGTAACTTAATAACAACGCTAGGCGGTGTTTTGAGGGCGATCAGTCTAGTAGCCGGTGCGATTGCGGCCAAAGGTGGGTTAATCGCAGCCCTCGGTGCCCTTTCCGGTCCTGTAGGTTGGACTATTGCAGGGGTAGCAGCTCTTGCTGGTGGCATCTATCTGTGGAGCCAACGCTCTGAAGAAGCAGAGAAAGCAAACTTAGACCTTGCCCATTCGATGATCGAACAGCATCAAAACGTCGCGGAGATGACGGAAGCCTATGAGACTCTTCGTCGTAAAAGTGGTCTCACCACTAAAGAGTTTGGTCGAATGCTAGACATACAAAAAGAGATGGCCAAAACTGCGGACCAAAGTAAACTTGATAAACTTCAGGAAGAATTAGATGGCTTACAAGAAAAATCGCTGTTATCAAATGATGAACTTGATCGTATGGTCAGTTTAAACGATGCCTTAATTGAAAAGGTTCCAGAAAGTGCCGACCACATTTCAGAACAAGGAAACCGCATCATCGATAACATCGGTTACTTAGAAGATTACAATAAAGAACTAGCAGATGCCACGTTACGAGAATTGGAGCGTCAACGATTAATTGCAGAAGGAAACGAACGTGAAATTCGTAAAGAAATTAATGATCTTCATGAGGAACTCGTCGAAGGTCAAGAACGAGAAAAGGAATTAAGGGAAGAGTTGCGCGACTTTGACCGTGAAGCATCTGAAGCTCGGATTGAAGAAATTGAGAAAATGCTGGAGAAAGAAGATGTGAGGGGGCGCGAAGCCCAAGCCTTGAGGTATGAGTTAAAACAGGAAGAAGAAAAGCTCACAAAATATAATGATCAGCTTGTAAAGCAAATGGAAAAGAACGACGAAACGCAAAAGGCGATCGATCAAAAAGAAGAAGAGTTAGGCGTCATGGATGAAATCGACAATGCTGTGGCAGGTGTATTATTGGCTCAATTAGGGGTAAATGAGGCTGGAAAGGATGGCATTAAACTTGCTGAAGAACGTCTTGTTGAGCTAAGAAAAGAACGGGATGTGGTGAAAGAACGTTTAGATGCCGAAGGGGACGTAAGTGGCGAAATTCAGCGTCATCTAGATGACCTTGATAAAAAAATTGGCCTACATGAATCAGTGTTAGGACAAGTCGAAAAAGAAACAGATCTATCATCAGATTTGCTAGGTAAGGAAAAAAGACGTGAACGCCTTATTGAGCTACAAGCACTTGCAAACGGCAAAGTTTATGAACGGATGCAAGAAATTCGGACTGGCCAGGACAAAATAAATGATTTTATACGGATTGGAACTGGCGAAGCTGAGAAAATGAACGAGAAACTCGGTAAGGATATTAAAAAAGACGTAGACGTGGACGACGATGGCACAGCCAAAAAAATAAGTGAAGAGGCAAGTAAATCTGAAACGAAAAAAGTCACGTTACGAGCCACGGCATTACAAGGGTTTCAAGCTGTGTTAGGATCTGCCATGTCGCGCATACGTGGTTATGCCACGGGAACGGACTATCACCCCGGCGGCCTCTTTATGGCAGGAGAAGAAGGCATTGAGTTAGGTCGAATGGGGAACCACTGGGAGCTACTTGGCCCAGGTTTTTATAATCGCCCAGCTGGCTATGAAGTGTTTCCTCATAATGAATCTAAGAAAATCTTAAGCTCGTTGAATAAAATGCCAGCTTATGCCACAGGAGCAAGGCCGACAGGAGAAGCCCAGAGAGTGGTTAATCAAATGAATAGACAAGAAAGAGCAGGGACCATTCATCAGCACATTACGATAAATAGTCCGGCCTATACCCCACCCTCTGAAAATGCAAGGCTATTGAAACAAGCCAGTAGGCAATTGGCTATGGAAGCGGGGTTTTAA
- a CDS encoding phage tail protein yields the protein MALKGLRNLHYAVIESESEQETVYGEIKPLGPAMAFNIQPSVNTANLRADDKVLFSDSAKGVTSVTLNTAYLEKGVEADLLGKKVHDNGLSSDNVDDNAPYVAVGGQAKSARGGYEYFWLYRIKFAPAELSMETEQETPTHQTPNLSGEAITRLHDGEERLKQWDGDPDIEPSIFENWFKEVVDKNTLPTP from the coding sequence ATGGCTTTGAAAGGACTTCGCAATTTACATTATGCCGTCATAGAATCGGAGAGTGAGCAAGAAACCGTCTATGGAGAAATAAAACCATTAGGGCCGGCGATGGCGTTTAATATCCAGCCGTCTGTTAACACAGCAAATTTAAGGGCAGACGACAAAGTGTTGTTCTCAGATTCAGCGAAAGGGGTCACCTCGGTGACATTAAACACGGCTTACTTAGAAAAAGGCGTCGAAGCAGACCTATTAGGGAAGAAAGTGCACGATAATGGGCTGTCATCGGATAATGTCGATGACAATGCACCATACGTGGCCGTTGGTGGACAAGCGAAGAGCGCCCGAGGAGGCTACGAGTATTTTTGGCTGTACCGCATTAAATTTGCGCCGGCAGAACTCAGTATGGAAACAGAACAGGAGACACCAACCCATCAAACGCCTAATCTATCAGGAGAAGCGATTACACGATTACACGATGGAGAGGAACGACTGAAGCAATGGGATGGAGATCCAGACATAGAGCCATCCATTTTTGAGAACTGGTTTAAGGAAGTCGTGGACAAGAACACCCTGCCTACACCCTAA
- a CDS encoding phage head closure protein has product MDPRKAKHRITFLTANDATDGDGFNIHDPKPYVTVWAELRTLKGRTFYSAAQNNMQHNREFILRYHQALNERNRPRKLTLLWQGIEHEIESIEDDDGLRKTMTVVAKAVT; this is encoded by the coding sequence ATGGATCCACGAAAAGCTAAACATCGTATTACGTTTTTAACAGCTAATGATGCCACAGATGGTGACGGATTTAACATACATGATCCTAAACCATATGTGACGGTCTGGGCAGAGCTAAGGACACTCAAAGGGCGTACGTTTTATTCAGCTGCGCAAAACAACATGCAGCATAATCGTGAATTTATCTTGCGGTATCATCAGGCACTGAATGAACGTAATCGGCCACGAAAACTGACGCTTTTATGGCAAGGGATTGAACATGAGATTGAATCCATTGAGGATGATGATGGTTTAAGAAAAACGATGACTGTCGTAGCAAAGGCTGTGACATAG
- a CDS encoding phage gp6-like head-tail connector protein, with translation MDLENLKTFLRIDGSEDDGVLTSLISAGKSHLRQAGLQEPTIDVDADESEKSAQIEAREQYNLALMLYVKREYDPHTGLELQRMKETIEGIILQLREYGKGDEDDV, from the coding sequence ATGGATCTTGAAAACTTAAAAACATTTTTAAGAATAGATGGCAGTGAAGATGATGGTGTTCTCACGTCGCTGATATCAGCAGGAAAAAGTCATTTGCGACAAGCAGGGCTACAGGAACCAACGATAGATGTCGATGCTGACGAAAGTGAGAAATCAGCACAAATAGAGGCCCGTGAACAGTACAATTTGGCGCTGATGCTTTACGTTAAACGAGAGTACGATCCCCATACAGGGTTAGAATTACAACGTATGAAAGAAACCATTGAAGGCATCATTTTACAGCTGCGGGAGTATGGAAAGGGTGATGAAGATGACGTATGA
- a CDS encoding phage major capsid protein — translation MKKHMYLTLTSLQYFSDKTLYEMKQNMSTVGQQLQKVENELAAAAIDTNKTTEDIQTLQKSRDDLKMRFGVIKEQHDQLEAEQKAKFVQNNKLSEMNDPEQKKVQAKANLIRSVMKREPVSQEIYQTLGDDPTTNGGKFLPKTVSQDILVEPYVKNQLRDLSTFTQITNLEIPKLNFSLEDDDFIADKETAKELKAEGDTVAFGRFKFKVFVGISETVLNGTHTNLVSHVDRGLQSGVAAKEKKVAFTKSPKTGEEHMSFYSTQNNIKVVNGANKYKAIKNAIADLHEDYRENAHIVMTYQDYSGIIEHLANGSATLYAAQPEQILGKPVTFSDSAVNPIVGDFSYSHYNYDLSVLYDRDKDVKTGIEQFVITAWMDHKIKLKSAFRIAEVIEEV, via the coding sequence ATGAAAAAACACATGTACCTCACACTAACGTCTTTACAATACTTCAGTGATAAAACACTTTATGAAATGAAACAGAACATGTCCACTGTCGGGCAGCAACTCCAAAAAGTAGAGAACGAATTGGCAGCTGCTGCAATTGACACTAACAAGACGACAGAAGATATTCAAACGCTTCAGAAGTCTCGGGATGATCTTAAAATGCGTTTTGGGGTGATCAAAGAGCAGCACGACCAGCTTGAAGCAGAGCAAAAAGCTAAATTTGTACAAAACAACAAATTAAGTGAGATGAATGATCCTGAACAGAAGAAAGTACAAGCAAAAGCCAATCTTATCCGTTCTGTCATGAAACGTGAACCAGTCTCCCAGGAGATTTACCAAACGCTTGGTGATGATCCGACAACGAATGGTGGCAAGTTCTTACCAAAAACGGTGTCCCAAGATATTTTGGTAGAACCGTACGTTAAGAACCAGTTACGTGATCTTTCTACTTTCACTCAAATTACGAATCTGGAAATTCCAAAGCTGAATTTTTCCCTTGAAGATGATGACTTTATTGCTGACAAAGAAACAGCTAAAGAACTGAAAGCCGAAGGGGACACTGTGGCATTTGGGCGCTTCAAGTTCAAAGTGTTTGTGGGAATCTCAGAGACAGTATTGAATGGCACACACACGAACTTAGTTTCTCATGTAGACCGTGGCTTGCAGTCTGGTGTCGCTGCGAAAGAAAAGAAAGTGGCATTTACTAAATCGCCCAAGACAGGTGAAGAGCATATGTCTTTCTATTCAACGCAGAACAATATCAAGGTCGTCAACGGAGCAAATAAATACAAAGCAATTAAAAATGCCATTGCCGATCTTCATGAAGATTATCGTGAAAATGCCCATATCGTGATGACTTATCAGGATTACTCTGGCATTATCGAACACCTAGCAAATGGATCTGCGACACTTTATGCAGCACAGCCTGAGCAGATTCTAGGTAAGCCGGTAACGTTCTCTGACTCAGCTGTCAATCCAATTGTTGGTGACTTTTCTTACTCACACTACAACTATGATTTAAGTGTGCTTTATGACCGAGATAAGGACGTTAAGACAGGGATTGAACAGTTTGTTATTACGGCATGGATGGATCATAAGATCAAACTAAAATCAGCGTTCCGTATTGCTGAAGTCATTGAAGAAGTATAA
- a CDS encoding Clp protease ClpP, with protein MSADEPHQADIFIYGDIVRYQWGEEDTTASSFKEDLDSLGEVRTINLYINSPGGSVFEGVAIHNMLLRHQAKVNVYVDALAASIASVIAMSGDVIFMPKNSMMMIHNPWTIVMGNAKELRKEADNLDRISGSAEQSYLQKAGDKLTEDKLKQMLDNETWLSADEAYQFGLCDVVQEANDMAASVNKELFSKYQNVPESLMKEDKTPQISASEQAERQRIAEQAKANAGYIGDILGGI; from the coding sequence ATGTCAGCGGACGAACCACATCAGGCTGATATTTTTATTTATGGGGATATTGTGCGTTATCAATGGGGTGAGGAAGATACGACCGCATCAAGCTTTAAAGAAGATTTGGATAGTCTAGGAGAAGTCCGCACAATTAACCTTTATATTAATAGTCCTGGTGGGTCTGTTTTTGAAGGAGTGGCCATTCACAATATGCTTCTCAGACATCAAGCAAAAGTAAATGTGTATGTGGATGCCTTAGCAGCATCCATTGCCAGCGTGATCGCTATGAGCGGTGACGTTATTTTTATGCCTAAAAACAGCATGATGATGATTCACAATCCATGGACAATAGTGATGGGCAATGCAAAAGAGCTAAGGAAAGAAGCTGATAATTTAGACCGCATCAGTGGTTCAGCGGAACAATCGTATTTACAAAAAGCAGGGGATAAGCTTACTGAAGACAAGCTTAAGCAGATGCTGGATAACGAAACGTGGTTGTCAGCAGATGAAGCGTATCAGTTTGGCTTATGTGATGTTGTACAGGAAGCGAATGACATGGCCGCCTCAGTCAATAAGGAGCTATTTTCAAAGTATCAGAACGTGCCAGAATCTCTGATGAAAGAGGACAAGACACCTCAGATTTCAGCAAGTGAGCAGGCAGAGAGGCAACGAATAGCTGAACAGGCAAAAGCAAACGCCGGTTACATCGGTGATATTTTAGGAGGAATCTAA